ACCCTGGGCCCCGGGTCTGCAGCAGGGACGACAGGGACTTTACCAGCCCCCAGACGGGTAAGGAAAGTGGCGGGCTAGAAGGGTCGCCAGCAACCCACTCCATCCTGCTCGCcaacttgctctgtgaccttgggcaactcatCAGCCCTCTCTGGGCTACTATTTTGGGGAAAACAAGGTGGTTCCAGGATGATTTCCTCGAGTCATTCCTGCAGATTGCCTCAGCATTTGTGGAGCTCACACTGCGTGCACAGTGTGTGGAGGAGACAGGCTTGAGGCCTGAAAGGGCTTATTACCAACTGAAGGATTGAAGTTGGACCCTAAACGTGGCTTCGCCAAGCCAGGCCTCTCTGATGTTCAGAAACAGGTGGAAGAGACAAGCATCTGTTAGTCTCACCAGAGAGGGCCTCAGGCCTTGCCTTCTCTGGAGTCCTGGATCTGGGGTTGGGGTGAGCGGATTAAAGGGTCCCCAGCAGCAAGAGGTGGGGGGAAACACCAGGGACACCCACCAGGATCCCCAGGCAGGCTGGCCCAGGCTTTATGGGATTAGGGGCTGGCTTTGCCTAACTGGAACCACCTCTCCGAGGGGGCCTCCAGCAAACCTCATGTGAGGTCAGCACTCATTTAGCTGATTAATTGTGATGTTTAGTTTTGAAGGGGGACCTGTGGTGTAATATAAGATTCTAATCACTGTCTGCAATTACAGAGCAGGCCAAGCCACTAATGATGGAGCAGGATAAATCACCAACCACCTTGTTTAAAAGGGTCTTCAAGTCTGAAAtatcataaaatggaataattacCAAAGTCCCACCGTCTGGAGCATTTCAGTACTTGAGGATCAGGGGCCTCAGGCCCTCTAATAATCACAAGTTTGCAAAAACAGTCTTTCCTCTCATTGGGTTAAAattggaaattttatattttcaagtcaTTTTCAAACGTTCGAGTTCTCATTTTGATCTGGAATGAagctttctgttgtttaagcgtTTTTAACTTTTACCTGGTTTCATCCTTGCCGCAGTCTGGAGAGGTAGGTGAGGCAGGTGCTTTatcattatccacattttataacTTGAGGGGCTTTCAGAAGTGGAGCCACTTGGGCCCACCCTTTGCCAAGGGCAGCCAGGGATTGGTTATCAGGGAGGTGTGGAACCATAGGCCTCCCAGGACACGTCTCTATCTGTAACTTGGGGATAATAACGGGGAGGACAGGGATGGGGGTGCGAGGGCCCTCACTGTCCTTTCTCAGCCTCTGGAACAGACTCCCAAATACTCCTTGTAGAGGGGGGTTTCAGGTAAATTCTATATTAGTAGGGCTGATGAAGCCCAAACAGGCCTCTAAGGAGAGGGGAGATGCTAGAAAAGGACCAAGGAGCTTTTAGGATCCTTAGCCAGCCCCTAATCCCAAGGAGCTGTTAGGGCTTCAGGGAGTCAGCTAGCATCTGTTACGTGGGCCCCTCTCAGTTGGACAAGTCCCTGCCCCTCATGTAAGGAGGCTTCAAAGAGAAAGATCTCATCTGACTCCAGGTGGGTGGGGGCAGGCAAGGGGGAAGAGGAGACTCACCTTTCAgctttgggtttcttttcctcctcccacctcacccACTGCAGTTTTAACCCCCTTCACCCTTCTTCCCAAATCATCCCCATCTTTGAACCCCCAAGGCTTTTACCCAGGGAGACAGCAGCGGAAAGAACTGGTGGGGCTCTGGCAGGTGGGCCAGGGATTGATGTCTATGGCTGCCAGATGCCCAGGGCTCATTCTCTGCTTACCTTTCCTCCCTTGTTCCCTGCGAGCTACCCAGGCTTGGTTTTCTCTTGAAGGGAAGGGGCAGtttggtggagggagggggcttggCAGTGTGAGGACCCCCATCTCACCCACACCGTTGCCAGGGCGGCCTTACCCACAGGCAGGACTGGGCTGGCTGGGCTCTTGGGCCCCGGGCCCTGTGGGGCTGGCAGGACGACAAAGAGCCGTTCTGAAGAGGAGATAAGGAGTTGATTAGGCCCAACGGCCCAGCCCCGCCCTGTGGCTGCAAGCCGGGCTGAGCAGATGCCCCCATCGGCCCAGGTGGGAATCGCGGGGACCCCTGGGAGCAGGCAGTTTCCTGCCGGGCATTTGGAGGGTGGGAGTGGTGAGGGGGTAGGAGGCCGCTAAAGCAAGAGGTtttgtttaaaacaatttttcccGCCTCCCAGCATCCCAGCCGTCGCTCCTCCACCTGCTCTGCCGACAAGGGAAGATGAGCGAGTCGAGCTCGAAGTCCAGCCAGCCCTTGGCCTCCAAGCAGGAAAAGGACGGCACTGAGAAGCGAGGGCGGGGCAGGCCGCGCAAGCAGCCTCCGGTGAGTCCCGGGACAGCGCTGGTAGGGAGTCAGGTGGGTGTCCAAACCTTTGCCTCGGTTTACCTCTTTGGGCTAGGGAGGTGCCAGGCGTCTTGGCAGGTGAAAGCAGGACTGGCAGGGCGCAGCGTCATTCCTATACACGTGTGTTCTCCCCACACACCCGTGCACCCCACACAGGCATCCCTGGTGCCTGAGAGTGGGAGAGAAGTGCAGCCCAAGGGAGCCCTGAGCCCGAGCCCGAAAGTCCAAGCCAGAAGTGACCCTGTAGTCACGCAGGCCAGTCAGTGCTTATGCACTGTGGTAAACCACCCACCCTTTATTTCCAGTCCATCGTGGACCAGTGCATTATGAAACAGTAAAGATGAATTGTAGAAACGTGAACATGTACATACGGAAGCCCAGCGTTTCTTGTTACTATGTTCACTGCACACCATAGTCCTTTGTTAATTTACTGTGAAATTTACTATGAAGGTTTCTAAATACTTACTGTACATTTCTGTAGTTCCTCATCCCAGGACAGTAACAGTTTCTGGGCCAGCAACTGTTCACGGGCCTCCTTGAGTGGCCCTGGATTGGGCTTTGCCCCAGCTCTGTAAAAGGAAGTGGAAGCCCAAGAAGCTTAAAATGTTGGGGAGTTGGTGGCAGAGTGACTGAGAGCCCTGGTTCTGCCCCCTCACAAAGGTCCCGTGGGATTAAAAGGCCAGCCTGACACTGTGGGCACCCCGGGGAGCTTGGCCAGTCAGGCTGTGGGGACCACCTGTTACATGGCGGAGATCTTGGGTTTCTCTCACAGAGGGGCGTCTCTCCCCATGTAAGGGGCAGCTGTTGGTGAAGCCCCATTACTTCCCTTTCgtggggcagaggagaggaaagcagTTGAGGTCGATCCTTGCCCTTTACACATCAGGCAGCTTGTGTCCACCGGGCCCCGGGTGCCGCCCCCCATCTGTAGGTGGAGAGGCCTATACTGACCCTCAAGACCCGTGAGGAGTCTGACGGGTGGTGGAATTCAGCTGCCTCTTTCAGAGCCCACAGTTTGTGTGGGGGGAGCTCATCCTCTTAGTCTCGTTCCCTAGGCCCACCCCTGCCGCCTGTTAGCTGTGGTCAGTGGGGGGGGGTCAGAGAAGGGGTGTTGGGTTACTGGACCACGAAGAGCCCCTAGGCAGCCGCCTTGGGAAACCATAGCTGACGTGCCTTTGCTGCCCAGCTTCTATGCATTATGTAGCAGTTTTTTATTCTGTCTCGGGCTTATTAAAATTTCAGCGGCACCAGTGGGCAGGGATCTCTGGGGTTCCGAGATCTGGACGTAACTCCTTCTCCCTAGGAGGCAGCCTGAAGGGAGTCTCGTTTGCAGGTAGAGGCTGTAGGTTCTCTAGGGGGAAGGGGGATCCTTTCCCCTCTTCTGCATCATCTGAGGGGGTGGGCAATGATCACAGCCCAGTGCTGGACACTTGTAcgtttttcatttagttttcgTGACACTCTACAAGGTAAGTCTTGtcaccatttacagatgagggagactgaggctcaagCATTAAGTGTCTTGCCCGAGACCTTAGAGCTAGTCAGTGGCCGAGCTGGCATGAGGACAGAGCTGCCTAAGAGTGTCTTTCTGCCCCCGTGACACCCTTCCCAGAGGCCTTCTGGCCTCTTGTCATTTAGCTGTCATAGGGAAGCAAGGGGAGAGACTTTGCAAAAGATATTCAGACGGAGAACCTGAATCCCAAGGGCTGCCTGCCATGATTCCATGATTCCTGTGGATTCCAGAGTTGGAGGATGGCTTGCAGACTTAATTCTgctgggctggggcagagggctCTGTCCTGAAAAGGGTGGGACAGGTGGCTTCTGTGTCCCTGACTGCCCCATCTGTCTTTGCAGAAGGAGCCCAGCGAAGTGCCAACGCCTAAGAGACCTCGGGGCCGACCGAAGGGGAGCAAAAACAAGGGTGCTGCCAAGACCCGGGTGAGGCTTGAGGAGGGCCCTTTCCCCACGACAGCAGCTATAGGAGGTCTGGGAAAGGGCTGGCTTGTCCTTATTCTTGGCACCCTCTTTTTCTCTGGCATATGGGGGATGATGTGTCTTTGCTAATTGAAGAGAGTGGGGCAATGACTGAGGTCTCACTTCTGGGGGCTTGGTCCTGCCCAGGACACTGGGGAAATCGAGTCAGATGTCCCGCAGCTTTCCTGGTCTGGAGAGAGGCGAGTTAGGAGGAGCGAAGGGGCAGCTCCTGGGCTGAGAATGTCACCTTTTCTCCCGGAGGCCCCCCGGGCtcctgagggagtggggagaagcagGGAAGGCCAGATCTACAGTGGCATCAGCCTTTCAgagaagttgttttgttttttattttattttttctaagacaCGACTCATATCCTCTGAGTCatgggtggaggagggagtggggggcgtgtgtgtatgttggggtggggggggcagtgtgGCTGGCCAGTCATCACCAGCTGGACTCGGGTGGGCCTGCTGGGCTGAGAGTCCTGGGCTGTCCCGAGCAGAGGAAGGTAGTTCTgcccctccctgctctccctcACCATCCAGGGCACTGTCAGGAACATCTTTGACTTAGTGGATCTTTTCTCTGACCATCTAGAAAACCACCACAACTCCAGGGAGGAAACCAAGGGGCAGACCCAAAAAACTGGTAGGTGAACAGGTGGCGGCAGCTTGGCTCTTCTGGGGAGGCTGTTAAGAGTGGGAGATGCCCCCACCCTATGCCCGCATAGGAACATGGCTCTCCCTGACCTGCAGGGCCAGGAATGGTGAGACTTCATGTTTTACCCAGGCCCGGAGAGGGGAAGGGATTTGTCCAGGGCTTagggttcctggcacccagcccaGGGCTTTTAAAGGGCTGTGTCCATGAGACGTGAGGGGTCCCAGGTACAAACCAGACCAGACTCCCTGTGCTGCCCTACTGGGGGTGGTCcctgtctctccttcctctgcttttaGAACAGACTCAGAACTTCTCGGGTGAACTTGGAGGTCAACTACTAGTGTTTCTCCTCCGCCGCCATTATAGAAATGAGAATGAAGAGGTTTAAGGAGCAGCAAAGGAGCTCAGGCCTTGGCAGGCGGGCGGGCGAGGGGGTCACGTTGGGTGGGGGTTGAGGTGCGATGCCGCAGGGAGCTACCTCCTCAGGGAGGCGCCGTCCATCTCTAGGCCCCAATAGCTGGTAATGGAAGTAGGCGGGTTGAGCCGGGAGATGCTTCCAGGGGGTCCACTGCAGTGAGGGCCCTCCCAGCCCTTTACTGTCCCCAACCTGTCTTCCCTGAGGCGTTCATTCCTCGAGCCACCACCGGGTGAGGGGAGCTCAGGGTGCTGGCTGGGCCCCAGGAGTGAGTAACAGGAAACAAGTTGTTTTGGAGTTTGTGCCTGGCACGGGGGCCCCGTGTGGTGTCCCGACATTCCCGCCCAGTGAGTGAGCCCCGGCCGCACacacttccccttcctccccgccCTGGCCTGGGGTCAGCCCGTGGCCACCGCTCCGCAGCCCAGCAGCTGCCCCTGCAGGCCAAGGCCACTCGGTTCCCCTGCACCCACCAGGGGGGCTCATGCAGCCTCCAGCCACCCCTTCCCTCCTCATTTCCTCTCCCtggctgccttctctcctcccctgcccgAGAACCAATCACTTCCTCGCTTCCTCGAGCTCAGTGGTGCCCCGAGCTCTGCCAGGTACCCCTGCCATGGGCCTGGGGGCCAGGGGGCCTGGCTCTGTGTGAGAGCAgcatgtgtgtggttttttttccctccctttaaattcttccttttttatgaaTGAAACTGGGCCGTGGAGGTTGCTGAGTCACCCACACACTCAGCCCTGACTCATCCCCCTTCTGGAGAGCCAGGGATTgcggggaggggttgggggcgaGCTTGGCCCCTGggcggtggaggagggagggggacaggCCTGGCATTCCTGCTGatggccctgcccaccctgcaggagaaggaggaagaggagggcatCTCGCAGGAGTCCTCAGAGGAGGAGCAGTGACCGTGCCGCGCCGCCAGCTCCCTCACCGAGGAGCAGTTTCCTTCTGGGACTGGACAGCTCCGCTCCgctcccactgcccccaccccttcccccaggctCTCGTGTCACCGCCACCCACCTGCGCCCTCACCACCACACTACACAGCACACCAGCCGCCGCCGCAGGGCCCCCGGGGGCCCGAGTCGGGAGCAGTTTCCTTTGATTTCAGGTCCCAGCGACCCCTGACCCACGCACCTGACTTCCCACTAAGCTGCTCCCGCGCTGCTGCATCCCCACTCCCTCAGCGTGGGGACCTTGCTGGCTGGGCTCTTGGTTTCGGGGTCCCTTCTAATCCCCGACTCTTCCCTCTGGCTTCCCATTAAGGGGCCTGGGAGGGCTCCCCTGGCCTTAAAAAGGGGCCCAAGCCCCATCTCATTCTGACATGCCCCACTCCCACTGTACTAGCGGCAGCAGGTGTGGCCACTGGAGAGGGGTGATTGGCCCCAGATGCCCCCAACCAAGCTGTGTCTCACCAGGGGTGGCTCACACGCCCTTTGCTTCCTTCCCACCTTGCCTAGTCCCTGCAGTAGGTTGGGCCGCCCCCTTGGGGGcacaggaaggcaggcaggaggggtttaagccccctcccccctctaAGCAGGCTCCAATCTACCTTGCCCTCACCCTGGAATCCAGTGCAGTGATGAAAATGCAAAGTCACCTTTATCCAGGTGAGGCCCAGGAGGCCTGGGCTCCCGGTGGCAGCCACTTAAGGCGGGCTAGAGCCACTCCCTGTCCCTGTCTGCTTCCACTCTAGACCTCggtttccccttccttccctcactcGGGGCACTAATAACAAGGAGCTAGCCTTGCCCACTCCCATCCTTCtgctcctccccaacccccaaggTTCTGGTTCCATCTTTCCTCTGTTCACAAACTACCTCTGGACAGTTGTGTTGTTTTTTGTTCAATGTTTCATTCTTAGACATCCGTCATTGCTGCTGCTACCAGCGCCAAATGTTCATCCTCATTGCCTCCTGTTCTGCCCACATTCCCCTCCTCCAAGATGCTCTTAGGGGAAGGGGCCTGGGGCAAAGCAGGCTGGGTTACCGACTACCCCAGTCCCAGGGAAGGTGGGGCCCTGCCCCTAGGATGCTGCAGCAGAGTAAGGAGGGGGGCCTGTGTTGACCGTCGGGTGTAGGGGCCACCTTCTCCCCCTGTTCTGTCAGGGAGGAGGTAGCCATTATTTGTCCCAGCCTGGGGCCCCCCCTCTGGTTTCCTATTTGCAGttacttgaataaaaaaatatcCTTTTCTGGACTGAGTCTTTCTGTGATGGGTGCCTGGAATAGGGAAGGGTGGAAACCCAAGGCTCtagtgggtgggggaggaagaagaaaaagcattgGTGTCAGCTCCAGGGAAGGTAACTTAAGCCCCTCTTGAAGAAGTCAACTACACCCCTAGCCACAAAacgttttatttacaaaatatgtaTACCGAATATTATACATTAGGCCCTGTCACCATGGGAACAGCTCCAAAGCCAAGTCAGGGAGGGCTAGAGAAAGGTGGTGCCTGTGGAAGGGCAAAGCTCCACCCTGTCTCCCAGCCACCCTTCCACCCCAGAAGGAAAAATTCCCATTAGCTCCTGGGAGTGGCTGGTAGGCTCAGCCCTCAAAGGACTGGAGGCCTAGCAGGGAGTGAGGTGACAGTGGGGGCTGACTGCTATGCAGGAGACAGATGGGAGGAGGAATGGAGACCCAGTATCCGGGAGGGGGAGCTGGGGGAAGCGGCAGGCTGCAGGGCCCTGGACGGTCCAGGACCCCATGGTTCTGAAGAGCAGGGCAGGGGGCTCAAGTCACGTCTTGACATCCAGCAAGGGCATCCGCTTGTGCTGGTAGCCACTCTGCCAGCCATGGACCACCTGTAGGGGAGGAGACCCGCACCACAGGGCACAG
The DNA window shown above is from Phocoena phocoena chromosome 10, mPhoPho1.1, whole genome shotgun sequence and carries:
- the HMGA1 gene encoding high mobility group protein HMG-I/HMG-Y isoform X3, with product MSESSSKSSQPLASKQEKDGTEKRGRGRPRKQPPKEPSEVPTPKRPRGRPKGSKNKGAAKTRKTTTTPGRKPRGRPKKLEKEEEEGISQESSEEEQ
- the HMGA1 gene encoding high mobility group protein HMG-I/HMG-Y isoform X1 produces the protein MSESSSKSSQPLASKQEKDGTEKRGRGRPRKQPPVSPGTALVGSQKEPSEVPTPKRPRGRPKGSKNKGAAKTRKTTTTPGRKPRGRPKKLEKEEEEGISQESSEEEQ
- the HMGA1 gene encoding high mobility group protein HMG-I/HMG-Y isoform X2; this encodes MSESSSKSSQPLASKQEKDGTEKRGRGRPRKQPPVSPGTALVGSQEPSEVPTPKRPRGRPKGSKNKGAAKTRKTTTTPGRKPRGRPKKLEKEEEEGISQESSEEEQ